In Podarcis raffonei isolate rPodRaf1 chromosome 8, rPodRaf1.pri, whole genome shotgun sequence, the genomic window AAGGACATTTCCTAGACCTGGGGTTCTGAGGCTGCCTTGTAAAATGTAGTTCATTGCTTAGAGGTTGCTATCTTAATGGGGCCTGGCAACTGGGGTGGGCCAAAGAGACATGTTGGAGTGATACAggtcaaggatggggaatctgtgccccccctcaatgttgctggactttaactgccatcagccccagccactcaTCAGGAGTGATGAGTGCTGCGTTGAGTGACAACATATTATCCTCCCCCACCGTGACATACATAACATCCAGAGATTGTTCCAGATAAAGACCCGTGTTCATGCATATGTAAATAGGCTGGCTATAGAAGAAAACCAGTTTAATGGGTTCAGGTGCCAAAAGATCTCCCCCAAGTTTTTATAAGCCAGAAACCAGAGGGATCTTCTTTGAAATCCTCCTGGCACACACAGAGAATGGGCCTGGGTTAAATACCTTAAGGCTTGGGTTCCCAACCTTTCTGGGGCCTGGGGACACATTTGAAAATCCAATAAATTGTCATGAACACCACAaagtacccatttcacagaaacaCTGGTGATGCTCAGAATTCTggccctaaacaacaacaacaatttcattatttagaccccgcccatctggctgggtttccccagccaccctgggtggcttacagcatgtcTACAAACACAATATTAGCATCAAGCATTAAAATCCTCCTGATACagcgttgccttcagatgtcttctaaaagttgtgtaatcatttatctccttggcatctgaagggagggcattccgcagggagggtgccactactgagaaggccctaaaCAACAGCCAATGTACGTCTaccctgcaaacaaataaaacagtgaGTGCAGGGggaaacaggcagccctgttctgTCCCCCAGTGAACAATAGGCCAAATAACCTAactgtaaaaaaaatacaatctGGAAAGGACGGGGGCCTTGGCAGGTGTCTTGAGGGCACAGTGGGGACCTCATCTTGAAGGTTGTTCTTAAAGGGGCTCCTTCTCATCAGGGTCTTTGCCCAGACACACAATGGTTTTTCTTCTCCATCTGTAGGTGAAGAGCATGCTGGGATTGAATGTGGTGAGTGCCATAGCTGCTGGCCTTGGGATTATCATCCTTTCTTCATCTTTGGCTATTTCAGGCCTGGGGTCTCATGCCAGGTATTGGTGCAGGAACCTTGATACAAAACTGGCTCATAGGTGTTACGAAACCAAAGTCATCCCTGAGGTGAGGACACGTCCTGgcaagatgatgatggtgatgatgatgatgatgatgatgatgatgatgatgatgatatattgataccgtgcccatctgtctgggtttccccaggcactctgggaggctcccaacagaatgttaaaaatgagataaaacatcaaatattacaaACTTCAGAACCACTTGCAGAACCATTTGTGCCCTGAAAGAAAGGTGCAAGGGGCCAAGGTGGAACAGCAAGCATTCAATATGGTGTTTCTAGTACAAAAACTCACAGGAACATGGCCGAGGAGCAAGCGGGGGATCAATGGAAGCTGGTCCATTAAGTGGAACAAAGCACTGGCCCACCAGCCTGACTTTACCCTCAGCCAGCcttcacctgcctgcctccttattTACATAGATATATGTGGTAAAGAAGAGCAATTCCTTACGATCAGGACATATCTTTCATTCACAGAACATACTGTCTGGAATGATGGCTGTTCACCTGGCATTCACCATCCTCGAATTCTGCATCTCCATCTCCACTGCTGCCTTTGGGTGCAAGACGGTGTGCTTGAAAACCCACACAGAAACGGTAACATTTGAAAGGGAGTGGAATTTGGCAATCAAAGCAGACGAGTGGGGATTCTGGAGGTGGGATTGCTTGCTCTCCTGTCTCGTAAGGCGTAGGGGTGGTTGTCCAAATAGTATTCCACATCAGGGTTGCAATTCTTCATCTGGGATGCTCATAGAATTTATCCTTAGCTTCGCACTGCCAGCTTGCCACTGTGGAGAAGCTAGCATTTAACCAGAAATTAATGCCTTTATTCTCAGAACTGTGGAACTTAAATCCTCCCACCTGTACTCTGAGACGTGTGTCTATTTGCACACATTTTTGAAACAACAAGCGCTCAGTTAAAATGAAGGCATTTCAGATTGCACTTCCCAGTTCCTCATTGTAGGGGAAATAATATTTGAGCCAAACCTCTGAGTGAATGACTCCTCTGCAGGCAGCTTTCTAGGCTGTTGCCATTCTGGGCAATCAGTTGATTGTCAGGCTTGAACAGCTCCACATGCAGAGCTCTGCAAATCTTTGTGATCAGCTGATTGTCCAAGCAGGCAAAAATGGGTCACCTGACATTTTGACATCATGCCATTGACAGGTGGGTTACCTCGCTCACCTGTCAAATGGGGCGGGAGAGGTAAGGATGCAGTTTGTCACCCCTTTTTTAGCTCATAAAACTGCCTAGATAAGACTGATGGTGTGTGAgtaatgcttaaaaaaaatgttgaggcCAGAAATGAGGTTCAACAACATTTCTGGTGTTCAGAGATGGGATGCCCTCCCTAGTCCCTTGCCTCTCCCCATGAATAgcaaaaattatggaaaactgcatAATACTATGCAAAACCTAAGAAATTGTGCAACATTGTCATTCAGAATTTAGACCTTTTAGGGGGCAAAATGGCAGAGTCCATAGTCTGGATACCAGCTCTGAGATTTACACATGATGTCAACTATGATATTCAGGGCTGGCGGGTGACGGTGAGGTATTGGAGGACATAGCTATTTGTCATGCTTCAGAGAATCAGCTTCCTCTCCACCTTGGCAGTAGatgagcagaacaaaggaaaaggagtcttcttaccacttagaaactttaataatcacagcgagagaacaaaaatcccatctcctagaaatgacagtgctcccaattaagaatTCCACCCCCTTTCATCCCATGTCACTTCTACTTCTTGTAATCTGATCTTGCACCCtctgtgctttgtgtgctttctgctctgccactttcttagctcttcttgaccttgggctgagcggaggaatgctttccagagacagtgaatctgttaactctctcccccccccccagtgtttcttctcctagctcttccccatccagtatttcccagcttctgccttctgaactatgtccctctgcaaaccactgttccaaatctatactgtcctcctgctcttgggaagattcaggatctggatcaggagcagggggatgcttccaccattcctcctcagtgcagccctcctcagcacagtccctgacactatTTGGGCTACGTAGCCTGCCCCTGCCCCTACTAAGCAGCCCTGTTATCCTCAGATAGTTTGCCAAACTCTGCCCCTTTATTCACAAGTTGAGCAGCAGACTGACACCCTCCCAGGctgattttcttcctttcttcaggTTGTGGTGGTTTACCAGAACACGATTCTGGACAGTGCTAATGCTGCCAATCTCCCGGCTTCTGGCAAGGATGCAGAGAACACCTGAATTGTCGCTTCCTCCATGCAATGGTTCTGGAGTCCTGCCTCAAAATCAAGAGCAGAAAGATTCAGACTTCTTCATCCCTGTACATAAATTCCAAACAGGCTTCTTAACAGATCTCCAATGAAAAGGATAACATGCCCAAGTCAACATATACCATGAACTATACAAAACAAGATAAATAGGCAAGGAGAACCCTGATGACAATGGGGAATGGCCTTGAGCCAGCAGAACTTTAAAATTTTGGATCAAAATCTAAACTTGGTGTGATATATGACATGCCTAAAGCCCAACTAGGGAGAAATGGGAATCTTTAAAATCAATTCATATCTACCAAAGGGATCTAGGCAAAAGTGGTTTTCTGTTTTGCAAGCtgtctggaacccttagcaattgACTTTTGATAGATTCTCAGTAGTGCTAATTACTGACATTACTAATCTGAAAATGGTAATTAAGAGGAATATACATAGTGTTACCTTGACGCTACTGCTATAATTTATAAAGTATCAATCGCAATTTCAGTGGGACACTTGGGTATGTTTCGTCTTCCAAATTCCATTGCAGGGAGGTGTTTTTTGAGGGTCACCATTGTTGAGAAGCCTTGCTCACAAACTGTTAATAAACCTATGACCCCAGTAAATTTGCTAATATGTCATTGCTGTCATTTCTTCTTTCTCTATGTTTGATACTAAAAAAAACCTGTAGATTTGACAGAGAGGATTTATTTCTGTATATGATTTTATTTATCCACTCAGATATTGTGAATAAGTTGCATATCATATCTTACTATATAATAAAATTGGAAGGTGTCACCACTCTGTTTTCATTGGCTGTTTTTCAAGATTCTAAAGGCAAGGGCAGCATGAGGTTGCTTTGAGAAAACATTGTGATGATGCAGGGTAGGGAGAGAATTGAGCCAGAGCAAATGAAAAAGTACTATATCTCTTAATTCTCGGGgtgcatttattcatttcataaaatctatatatactgcttgacgggttttttgttcttttttaaaaagtggtataTGAAAGTGTGTTCACGTTACCACTTATTCCGCATCCAATGTTCTCCTGCTGTTGATTTTTGAAATCACATTCCCATCATGCTGGTTACAGTCATCATAGTGATCCTGTAGTTTCTTCACAAAGACTTCTGTCtgatcctgtctctctctctctcccccctccctccacctcaAAACATCAATCTGACTAGGAAACTGGATGCGGAGTAAACTGTGATGTGAACGCTTTCTAAGAATGGCATTTGAGTCAGGGGCAGACAGCTTCATGAAAaggagtttttttttggggggggcattgcaGGGCCCAGAATCCAAAAAGGTCACACGGGTCAGGTGAAGCCATCCCCACTCCCCCTCTGATGTGAATAACACCGTGcagatgcagtttttaaaaaagaagcagggGGGTCCACGACCTTTTAAGCTGCTAACGTAAACAGTACCCTTAGAACCGGTTCGTTTGCAAAACTCCGTTCAGAGTTCTCCCACGCAGAAAGCCAGTCTCGTCCCCCCACCCATCTCCTCTTTTGAGCTGCTTTGTTTTCAGTGGGGCGGTGGgaccgttgctgctgctgctgctgctgtcgttgGGCATGTGGGAGCCGGCAACTTTTGCTGCGACCTGCCTCAAATTGCGCAGGGGTCGCCCTAATCCCTGGATGGggatttccctcccaccctccacCTCCTGACCAGCTCCCGATTTACGATGCCGCCTACGATTTCTTCCGGCAACGAATCGGTTAATAATAATGCCCACTTGCCAGGAGGAATGTGCTGGCAGAAGAGTAGCAGCCGCAGCTTTTGCGCTCTGGGTTCTCCGCACACGTGACGTGTGCTTGACCATGGGCATCGCGGGCGGAGAAGCAGATCAGACCTCTCTTCTGTCAATCGCCCTCGTTCTCCGGTGGGGTCCGGCTCAGAGGAGGGCTGGGAGGTGCgtgcaaagggggtgggggcttGCGGAGCGGTGAGTCGGCTTTGCAGCTGGCAGCAGGGCTGGGGGTGGGTAAGCCCATCCCCGATTTCCCTTCTGCCGTCTGAATCCTCCCACCAGCCGGAGGAAAAAACGAGGACAGCATCTCTCCTCCTGCCCGTTTCTACACTTAGCCTTGCCAGGGGGAAATCTCTGGCCTCCCAGTTACCAGGACGACCAACACAGTTGCCAATTTTTTGTTCTGGCCCCTGTGACTTTGACCTTAACCATAGTTTTGTTGGTTTGCGATTCGtcggcttctccccgcccccctcttcATTTTTACCCCATCGCTGTGATAAATCATTAGACCAGGGGTAGGACTGGAAGTGGAGACATTCAgatcatgtatccacagcagagGAACAAcggctgggaggagtgcagaaggccatggtgcacctgtagtaGCAGAATTGGACACCTTCATCTGACTCACCTGCAATGAAATAGGTCTCTGCTGTTTcggtctacagccacagcaggcgttgTAACTCTCCAGCTTCATCCTCAAAGGTACacccttccattgtctcctgagacagatagatgccaacaacaggaatgtccagggatgatgggaatcaccCACTCTTTGCTAGTCCTGCAGATGCAGCTGTCTTTGATGgcatcttcccccctccccaacagagATGattgacctgtggccctccaggagtTGATTGAAcaaataatcatagaattgtagagttggaaggggccctgaggatcaATTAGTCCAGTCCCCTGAAATACAGGAATTTGCAGTTTGTCCCATATGGGGCTCGAACCTACAACCTTGctgtcatcagcaccatgctctactaactgagctctCCAGGCTGAAGGCCATCAAACAATCCATTTCTATGCCACTTAATTTAGTAAAAAATATACCTATAAGCGATGTACAGAAAACGGAAGCAGCAACAGACAACTTAAGATATTACAAAAATGCAGTTACGtataaaggtaaagctaaagggacccctgaccattaggtccagttacggacgactctggggttgcagcgctcatctcgctttattggctgagggagccggcatacagcttccaggtcatgtggccagcatgactaagccgctactggtgaaccagagcagcgcacggaaacgctgtttaccttctcgctggagtggtgcctattaatctacttgcactttgacgtgctttcgaactgctaggttggcaggagcagggactgagcaatgggagctcaccccgtcgcagggatttgaacggcagaccttctgatcggcaagttacTAACAtatattcattttccttctgacacacatCCTCTCTCTCAGCCTCCGGGTTCTCACTCAGGCTCCagacaaactctcagctcacccacaagtCTCACAATGAGAATTGCTACTGGAAACAGTGGACCTCACCTTTCGCTCTCACCCTAGACTTGCATTTTTATGGGCAGTCCGAAGGTGGATGCTACTTCCTCAGCTGGCCCACAGCCGTGCCCCATTCAGCTGCACCCTTAACACCCAGTTCTAGGTGTGGCAGGTTTGTTTTTCAGGGAGTAAGAAGGATGGGAAGAGGGCCCCCttccactcacagctctttcttcctcCAGTGTCCTATCCTCCTCCAGCTGCCTGCAGACTCTACCTGGCAAGTAATTTGCAGTGAGCACCAAGGCAGTTCTTACTAGCCCCATTTGTCTGGCTCacctgttgctggactccagctctcccCAGTCCCGGGCAACATGCTCATTGGTCAGGTGGGATGAAGGTTCTAGTCCAGCAGCACCTGAGGGGGGAGGGCAGACAGGAGCAGTTGCCCCAACCCTCAGATACAAGGACCAGTGGGATGACTCCCAGAAGCAGAGggaaaattcttttttaaaatgtttttatttatatttttcaagtttataaaaggtaaaggtaaagggacccctgaccattaggtccagtcatggatgactctggggttgcggcgctcatcttgctttactggccgagggagccggcgtacagcttccgggtcatgtggccagcatgactaagccgcttctggcaaactagagcagcgcacggaaatgctgtttaccttcccgctggagcggtacctatttatctacttgcactttgacgtgatttcgaactgctaggttggcaggagcagggactgagcaatgggagcttaccccattgcggggattcgaaccgccaaccttctgatcggcaagtcctaggctctgtggtttaacccacagcgccacccatgtccccctttcaagtttatacatttcattaattttacaatcaatttaacatttcaaaatttgacttccctccccctctttctgaggttccttaaattaattttttaatgtcttctgcatgtccaaattcatttaactcgctcatttaattatctactgtaaatagatactcttataaaactacaGGATATTACAATAGCCCTGCTGATGTTTTTATCtatttacaatttgtttgtaaatattcaataagccatttccattctttcaTAAACAATTtggtatcttgatttcttattcttccagtaagtttttgccatttctgcatattccataagtttttgtatccattcttcctttactgggacacctgcttctttccacttgtgggcaagtaacattcttgcaggGGGCAAATTCGTGGAGGGAGAGCTCTATCAATTGTTACTAACCAcaattgctatacagtggtacctcgggttaagaacttaattcattccagaggtccgttcttaacctgaaatggttcttaacctgaagcgtgcttttgctaatggggcctcctgctgccgctgcgctgctggcgtacgatttccgttcttatcctggggcaaagttcttaacctggagcaaccacttcctggatagcggagtttgtaacctgaagcgtctgtaacccgaggtaccactgtagtggcaaagcttctgaataccagtggctggaaaccacaggagggcgaagtgctcttgtgcttgaatcctgctcccacctggttggccactgcaagagcaggatgctggaccggATAGGCCATTGGCCCAATACAACAGCCTCTTCTTataactgccttatactgagtcagatgagCAGAGACCAGAAGAGATTGCCAGTGGTTCTCAATGGGTTTCCGACAGGGATCTCTCAGCCTTACATGGAGTGGTcaaggattgaacccgggacattCTGCgtatattgcagggggttggactagatgatcctggggtcccttccaactctacagatctatgattctgtgcAAAGCAGATGGCTCTACCACAATCGGAACAATTTTGCTTTGCCTCCCAAACTTGCTTCTCTCCCCCGACCCCATGTCCCTGGTTTCAGTTCTGCATTTCTAATGGAAAGTTGGTTGCAACATGACACACAGCTGGCACGATGCTATGTAAGCCCAGATTACACAAGAGTCCCGAATATAGTGTTGTGCACAAATTAACCTTCGCAATAATTTTACACATTGTTCTTTTCCCGGTAAAGAGGAAGAAGCTTCTAGTTCTGTtggctgagacacacacacacacacacacacacagagagagagagagagagagagagagagagagagagagagagagagagactgggtgATGTGCTGCCAATAACAGCTGAAACCAGAAGGGTGGGTTCTCTCACATTTCCTGCAGCTGTGGAACAGGACCTCGGAGTCCCGAAGACCCTTTCTCCTTCCCACAACTGACAAAAACCAGAATGAATGATGCAAAATGCTGTGGGTGGGTGGCAAATCGTGCAAAATAAGGGAGACCCTTTTAGAAGTTACTGTTTCAATGAACTGGAGCAGCGAAAAGAGTGTTGCATCTTAATGTGATGCAGCTGGGATAGTTAAACAAGAGAAAAAGCCAGTGTCTGCTCATGTCCCATGAGGATATGTTTGCTTCAATAAGCAAGAGCCATTTTCAATCCAGTGCTAGGCCTGTGTAGAGCTTGTGTGAGGCTTGAGGTGGGGATCTtgctagaataaagttataaactcaaacaaaaaagcagctagTCCCTAGCAGGGTCCTCCCAGCTGGCCTGGCCCTCCAAAGCCCAGTGCAAGTGTACCCACCTACCACCCCCTTGCACTTtttgacattaagagctgttcgacagtggaacagactcccacaagaggtggtggactgtccttccttggaggtttttaagcagaggttggatagccatctgtcctggttgctttagctgagattccttcattgcagagggttggactagacctTCCAGGTCTAAGATTCCATGATTATATTCTATGAAACCTGAACTGAGCAAAATCTGCCCTATTGCTCAACATCTGTCCGGATCTGGTCTGTAAGCTCCGAGGGGCTCACTTGGGACTTCCTTTTGAGTAGGCACCCATAGGACTGTGCCACCAGCTTCAGTCAAGCTGTGGGGCTGGCAGGCAAAGATAAGGAGCCAAAGCTGGTTGCCCTCGATGGCCCTTTTCATTTCTAAGAATTGCTGCCTTTGATGGAGCTTTTCATTTCCAAGAATTGCAAGTTTCTGGATGTGAGCTGCTGTATAGTTCTTTTGTCTCGTGCTAGGGGGAATGTTCCTCTGGGCTCCCTTTcacttccctttccccccttcttcttcttcttcaggttcAGTCCTGCTAGCTAACCAGCAGCCCACTTGGCCAGGCCTCCTTTTACACTGATCACAGCATTCCTGGTGTCCTATGACACAACTGGTGCTCCTGGATGCAATCCAGAAAGAGGTATGGGATCagcttgaggggtgtgtgtgtgtgtcagcattGTCAGGGTTGGCAAAACATTGCCTTGGCTGCAGGGGAGGCAGGTGGGTGGTTTTGCAAAGAGGAGTCTCTGCCCGCCCTGTTTGCTTCTTCATTTTGGATCCCAGAGAACTTAAACACCAGCTTGCTTTACTCCAGCTTCTGGTGTGTAGGATTGCATCCAAGTCAGAGCAATGCAGGTGCCTGGAAACAGAATGGGAGAGTTCCAAATCTGCAATATCGTAAAGCCTTTATCATTCAGCAccccctgccctcaccccaagcAGAATGAATATCCTGTTTTTGAGCATTAAGAGCAGAAGGAGGTTGGGCAGTTTGGACTCCCAAGTTTGcttgggagcatagctgtcaaccgtcccttatttggccggaaactcccttatcccagcactgtgtctcgctgctgtcccttattgatgatgtcccataaaattcccgggtttcaaaggaagcagctcctctccctccctccctgccggccagggaggagggaggctccaactgtgttgcctggctgcgttgctcacccaataaggagtctaagaacgacgggggaagggtggagcttgcatgccttgtgctgatcaaattggccgcgttgcctggggactcgcctttgctcagtgcttcccagcggagaggtgacggtggttttccttgctgcatcccctttgccgggttgctgcgctgtgggaaacactgcttgaggttttgtttggctgctggctgggctttctgcctttggctcggagggactcagaagtcaaacatacctgtgcttggaaaatcccttattttgactgctggtcccttattttcaaatctgtaagttgacagctatgcttgggaGGAGAGTGCCAAGTTCAGTTGGTGCTCTCGTTATCACTGCTCTCCATTATAGGGAGAAAGAAAGCCACCCttcaggttattattattattattattattattcctccaaaAGGGGGCAATAATTCACTCCCCGCTCTCCCTCTCTTAT contains:
- the LOC128418563 gene encoding membrane-spanning 4-domains subfamily A member 4A-like, with product MDPGGSRTIISTQIVPHKLSETPIGPEGSGAGPPTQIVTQQPQIFSSVGASPSLQRPLKKFYAGEPLALGITQILIGITGMAFGLVMNVASNDFLLYAVIMTPYWTGIPYLISGSLSVAAASNPKKPLVKSMLGLNVVSAIAAGLGIIILSSSLAISGLGSHARYWCRNLDTKLAHRCYETKVIPENILSGMMAVHLAFTILEFCISISTAAFGCKTVCLKTHTETVVVVYQNTILDSANAANLPASGKDAENT